Within the Enterobacter roggenkampii genome, the region AATGGGTATCGATCTTTCCATTATCTGGTTTGTGATCATCGTCTTTGCCACGCTGATGTATATCGTGATGGACGGTTTTGATCTGGGGATTGGCATTCTGTTCCCGGCCACGCAGAACGCCGACGATCGCGATGTGATGGTTAACAGCGTCGCGCCGGTCTGGGACGGGAATGAAACCTGGCTGGTGCTGGGCGGGGCCGCCCTGTTCGGCGCCTTTCCGCTGGCCTACGCCGTGATTATCGATGCCCTCACCATTCCGCTCACATTAATGCTGATCGGTCTTATTTTTCGTGGCGTAGCGTTTGAGTTTCGCTTTAAAGCCACGCCAGCACACCGTCCTTTCTGGGATAAGGCGTTTATAGGCGGTTCCATTCTGGCGACGTTTACCCAGGGCGTGACGGTGGGCGCCGTCATTAACGGCTTTACCGTCACCGGCCGGGCCTATACCGGCGGCCCCTTTGACTGGTTTACCGCGTTTAATCTGTTTTGCGGCGCGGGCCTGGTGGTGGCCTACGCGCTGTTAGGCTCGACCTGGCTGGTAATGAAAAGCGAAAATGCATTGCAACAGCGGATGCGTCAGGTATCGAAGACCCTGTTACTCGTGCTGCTGGCGTTTATTGCGGCGATCAGCCTCTGGACACCGCTGGCGCAGCCGGCCATCGCGGCGCGCTGGTTTACGTTGCCGAACCTGTTCTATCTGCTGCCCGTCCCGGCCCTGGTGGTGATTTTTAGTTTGTATCAGTGGCGCTGCCTGAATAATCCCGACAGCCATAGCCGACCGTTTATCCTGACGCTGGGGCTGATTTTCCTCGGCTTTAGCGGGCTTGGGATCAGCATCTGGCCGCACATCATTCCACCGTCAATCACCCTGTGGCAGGCCGCCGCACCGACGCAAAGCCAGGGCTTTATGCTGGTCGGCGCGCTATTGATTATTCCCGTTATCCTGGTCTACACCTTCTGGAGTTACTACGTATTTCGCGGCAAAGTTCAGCATGGGGAGGGTTATCACTGATGCAACAACCGGTCTGGAAAAGATTACTGTGGCTGGCCATTATCTGGGGCGGCAGCGTACTGGCGCTGGCTGCGGTCAGTATGCTCTTCCGTATGCTGATGACGGCGGCAGGGTTTAAATCACATTAACGTCATCCCGGGCAACCGCTGCGTTGCCCGGCTCCTCCCCGCACTTTCAGATAAACCCCATTAACGCATGGCAGAGTATCGTTACACTGGAAAAAGATTCACAGTGTTTATAGTTTGAGAAGAAAAATGAAAAAGCTCATTGCGTTAAGTGTTATCAGTCTTGTCCTTACCGGCTGCGTTAATCCGGGTAAAGCCTCCGTTCAGCCGGAGCAACTTAAGAACCACCGCTTTGTGCTGGAAAGTGTGGACGGTAAGGCCGTGAAGACCGCGACAACGCAACCTGAGATCGGTTTTAGCGCACTGCCAGATATCAGCCTGGTGAATAACATCAGCGTTTCTGGCCAGATGTGTAACCGCTTCAACGGACAGGGGAAATTGTCCGAAGGCGAGCTGAAGGTGAAAACGCTGGCCATGACGCGCAAGCTCTGTAGTGAGCCGCAGCTTAACGAGCTGGATCAGGCCATCGGCGACATGCTGCGCAAAGGTGCGCAGGTCGACCTGACGGAAGACCAGTTAACGCTGGCGACAGCCGATAAAACGCTGATGTTTAAGCGTGCAGAATAATCAGTAGTTACCGCAGGTTCCAACGGCAAGCGACTGTTCACTACAGCGTTTGCCGTTTGGCAAGGCGCACATCCCAATAGCTGAACCATCAAGCTGGCGAGCTACCGACAGCGAACCGCCAATCATCGCGCAGTTGGCCTGACCGGAGCTGGACATCGCGGCTTTCATACCCGGCACCACGTGCGCGGCCGTTGCCTGCTGGACAGGTTCACTGCTGCATGCCGACAACAATAATGCGGCACACCCTACCAAAAATGCTGAGCGCATGCTCTCTCCCCCATGAATAATGCGAAACCTATGCATAATAGGCATCCCATCCCGTGTCGTCGAGAGCGGAAGTGCGTATTTATGCGCTCCTGAAACAATTTCTCGCAATTTTTCTGCCAAAAGTTTGATCTACACATTGATGGCAGGAATAACGAGGACACAAAAGCGAAAATCGAAAAATCCCCCGTTTGCTAGAATACACAGATAATATTCAGGGTTTGTTGCCGTAATACAGACCCCTATTTTTTTGCGCAATGTAAGGGTGTTGTCCTATGCAAACTATTGACGGTAATGGTGCAGTTGCCTCAGTCGCGTTTCGCACCAGTGAAGTTATCGCCATCTACCCGATTACGCCAAGTTCTACCATGGCTGAGCAGGCGGACGCCTGGGCGGGTAACGGGTTAAAAAACGTCTGGGGCGATGTCCCGCGAGTGGTTGAAATGCAGTCGGAAGCCGGTGCGATTGCCACGGTCCACGGCGCGCTTCAGACCGGCGCGCTTTCCACGTCGTTTACCTCTTCCCAGGGATTGTTATTAATGATCCCGACGCTGTACAAACTTGCCGGACAACTGACTCCCTTCGTTCTGCACGTCGCTGCGCGTACCGTTGCCACCCACGCGCTCTCTATCTTTGGCGATCATTCTGACGTGATGGCCGTTCGCCAGACCGGCTGCGCAATGCTGTGCGCCAGCAGCGTTCAGGAAGCCCAGGACTTTGCCCTGATTTCGCATATCGCCACGCTCAAAAGCCGGGTGCCGTTTATTCATTTCTTTGATGGTTTCCGTACGTCCCACGAAATTAACAAAATCGTCCCGCTGGCTGACGAGACAATTCTGAATCTGCTTCCGCAGGCGGACATCGACGCGCATCGCGCCCGCGCCCTGAATCCGGAGCACCCGGTGATTCGCGGCACGTCGGCGAACCCGGATACCTATTTCCAGTCACGCGAGGCCACCAACCCGTGGTACAACGCGGTTTACGACCATGTTGAACAGGCGATGAATGACTTTGCTGCCGCAACGGGTCGGGAATACAAACCCTTTGAGTATTACGGCCATCCGCAGGCGGAACGGGTCATTGTGCTGATGGGATCGGCCATTGGCACCTGCGAGGAAGTTGTTGATGAGCTGCTGACGCGCGGCGAAAAAGTTGGCGTGCTGAAAGTGCGTCTCTATCGGCCGTTCTCGGCGAAACATCTCCTCTCTGCGCTGCCGGAAAGCGCGCGTACCGTTGCGGTGCTCGATCGCACCAAAGAGCCGGGCGCGCAGGCGGAACCGCTGTATCTGGATGTGATGACCGCCCTGGCCGAGGCCTTTAATCATGGCGAACGTGAAACGCTGCCGCGCGTGATCGGGGGGCGTTACGGTTTGTCCTCCAAAGAGTTCGGACCGGACTGCGTGCTGGCGGTCTTCAACGAGCTCAGCGAAGCGAAGCCCAAGCCGCGCTTTACCGTCGGCATTTATGATGATGTGACGAATCTGTCCCTGACGTTGCCGGAAAACACCCTGCCCTCGACCGCCAAACTCGAGGCGCTGTTCTATGGTCTGGGCAGTGACGGCAGCGTCTCCGCGACCAAAAACAACATCAAAATCATCGGGAACTCCACGCCGTGGTACGCCCAGGGGTACTTCGTCTATGACTCCAAGAAAGCTGGCGGTCTGACCGTTTCCCACCTGCGGGTGAGCGAACAGCCCATCCGCTCTGCGTATCTAATTTCTCAGGCTGATTTTGTTGGCTGTCACCAGCTGCAGTTCATTGATAAGTACCAGATGGCCGAGCGCCTGAAACCTGGCGGTATTTTCCTCCTGAATACGCCATACAGCGCGGATGAAGTCTGGTCGCGCCTGCCGCAGGAAGTGCAGGCGGTGCTGAACCAGAAAAAAGCCCGTTTCTATGTGGTTAACGCGGCGAAAATTGCCCGCGAATGTGGCCTTGCCGCGCGTATCAATACCGTTATGCAGATGGCCTTCTTCCATCTGACGAATATCCTGCCGGGCGACAGCGCGCTGGCGGAACTGCAGGGCGCGATTGCCAAAAGCTACAGCAGCAAGGGCCAGGAGCTGGTCGAGCGTAACTGGCAGGCGCTGGCCCTGGCGCGCGAGTCGCTGTTTGAGGTCCCGCTGCAGCCGGTCAATGCCGCAAGCCCGAACCGGCCTCCGGTGGTGTCTGATGCGGCACCTGATTTCGTGAAGACCGTGACGGCGGCGATGCTGGCCGGGCTGGGTGATGCCCTGCCCGTCTCTGCCCTACCGCCGGATGGCACCTGGCCGATGGGCACCACCCGCTGGGAAAAACGCAACATCGCCGAAGCGATCCCCATCTGGAAAGAAGATCTGTGTACCCAGTGCAACCACTGCGTGGCGGCCTGCCCGCACTCTGCCATTCGCGCCAAAGTGGTGTCGCCGGAAGAGATGGAGGCCGCCCCGGCCAGCCTGCATTCCCTGGATGTAAAATCCCGCGATATGCGCGGACAGAAATACGTTCTGCAGGTCGCGCCGGAAGACTGCACCGGCTGTAACCTGTGCGTCGAGGTTTGTCCGGCGAAAGACAGGCAGAACCCGGAGATTAAAGCCATCAATATGATGTCGCGTCTGGAGCACGTCGAAGAAGAGAAAGTGAATTATGACTTCTTCCTGAATCTGCCGGAAATCGATCGCAGCAAACTGGAACGCATTGATATTCGCACTTCGCAGCTGATCACGCCGCTGTTTGAATACTCCGGTGCCTGTTCGGGCTGCGGTGAAACACCGTATATCAAGCTGCTTACCCAGCTGTACGGTGACAGGATGCTGATTGCCAACGCTACCGGCTGTTCGTCTATCTATGGCGGCAACCTGCCCTCTACGCCGTATACCACTGACGCCAACGGCCGCGGTCCCGCGTGGGCCAACTCGCTGTTCGAGGATAACGCCGAATTTGGTCTGGGCTTCCGCCTGACCGTTGACCAGCACCGCGCGCGCGTGATGCGCCTGCTGGAGCAGTTTGCCGGGCAGATCCCCGCCGGGCTCAATGACGCGCTTCACGCCGACGCGACGCCAGAGGTACGTCGTGAGCAGGTTGCAGAGCTGCGTCAGGCGCTTCAGGGCGTGGCGGGCGCTGAACAGCTGCTGACCGACGCGGACGCCCTGGTCGAAAAATCGATCTGGCTGATTGGCGGCGACGGCTGGGCTTATGACATCGGCTTTGGCGGCCTGGACCACGTGCTGAGCCTGACCGAAAACGTCAATATCCTGGTGCTGGATACGCAGTGTTATTCCAACACCGGTGGTCAGGCGTCGAAAGCCACGCCGCTGGGTGCCGTCACGAAATTCGGTGAGCACGGGAAACGCAAGGCACGCAAAGATCTCGGGGTGAGCATGATGATGTACGGTCACGTTTACGTCGCGCAAATCTCGCTGGGGGCACAGCTTAACCAGACGGTGAAGGCGATCCAGGAGGCGGAAGCGTATCCCGGCCCGTCGCTGATCATTGCCTACAGCCCGTGTGAAGAGCATGGCTACGACCTGGCACTCAGCCACGATCAGATGCGACAGCTAACTGCGACCGGCTTCTGGCCGCTGTATCGGTTCGATCCGCGCCGTGCGGACGAGGGTAAATTACCGCTGGCGCTGGATTCGCGTCCGCCGTCAGATGCTCTGGCCGAGACGTTAATGCAGGAACAGCGCTTCCGTCGCCTTAACGCGCAGCAGCCGGAAGTGGCCGAACAGCTATGGAAAGACGCTGCGGCGGATCTGCAAAAACGGTATGACTTCCTGGCGCAGCTGGCGGGTAAAGCCGAAAAATCGACCAGCGACTAGTCTCTCTGCCCGGCGCGTCCGGGCATTTTTTTGCCATAAAAAAACCCGGTGTATTCACACCGGGCGAATCCAGATAATCATTAAATATCTATTTAGTTCCCTAAATATTATTCATGCGAATTATGGATAAATAATCTTAAAGGCATATAACGCCATCAAGAATAGCTTAATTCACACCTGATTAATAATTTTAATTTATTATGTTTAGCCTTAAAGCATTCACCAAACCAATGACCATTACCGCTGATGTATTCAGTTTAGATTTTACTTAGTTCGTAACAATTATAATTTATTACTCTTACACGGGAGTGATTTAGCATGAGACAACTTTCGTATTCGGAAAGTTCAACAGGTAATTAAATAAAAACAACCGC harbors:
- the cydB gene encoding cytochrome d ubiquinol oxidase subunit II; the protein is MGIDLSIIWFVIIVFATLMYIVMDGFDLGIGILFPATQNADDRDVMVNSVAPVWDGNETWLVLGGAALFGAFPLAYAVIIDALTIPLTLMLIGLIFRGVAFEFRFKATPAHRPFWDKAFIGGSILATFTQGVTVGAVINGFTVTGRAYTGGPFDWFTAFNLFCGAGLVVAYALLGSTWLVMKSENALQQRMRQVSKTLLLVLLAFIAAISLWTPLAQPAIAARWFTLPNLFYLLPVPALVVIFSLYQWRCLNNPDSHSRPFILTLGLIFLGFSGLGISIWPHIIPPSITLWQAAAPTQSQGFMLVGALLIIPVILVYTFWSYYVFRGKVQHGEGYH
- a CDS encoding DUF2474 domain-containing protein, producing the protein MQQPVWKRLLWLAIIWGGSVLALAAVSMLFRMLMTAAGFKSH
- the hslJ gene encoding heat shock protein HslJ, coding for MKKLIALSVISLVLTGCVNPGKASVQPEQLKNHRFVLESVDGKAVKTATTQPEIGFSALPDISLVNNISVSGQMCNRFNGQGKLSEGELKVKTLAMTRKLCSEPQLNELDQAIGDMLRKGAQVDLTEDQLTLATADKTLMFKRAE
- a CDS encoding DUF333 domain-containing protein; translated protein: MRSAFLVGCAALLLSACSSEPVQQATAAHVVPGMKAAMSSSGQANCAMIGGSLSVARQLDGSAIGMCALPNGKRCSEQSLAVGTCGNY
- the nifJ gene encoding pyruvate:ferredoxin (flavodoxin) oxidoreductase, which encodes MQTIDGNGAVASVAFRTSEVIAIYPITPSSTMAEQADAWAGNGLKNVWGDVPRVVEMQSEAGAIATVHGALQTGALSTSFTSSQGLLLMIPTLYKLAGQLTPFVLHVAARTVATHALSIFGDHSDVMAVRQTGCAMLCASSVQEAQDFALISHIATLKSRVPFIHFFDGFRTSHEINKIVPLADETILNLLPQADIDAHRARALNPEHPVIRGTSANPDTYFQSREATNPWYNAVYDHVEQAMNDFAAATGREYKPFEYYGHPQAERVIVLMGSAIGTCEEVVDELLTRGEKVGVLKVRLYRPFSAKHLLSALPESARTVAVLDRTKEPGAQAEPLYLDVMTALAEAFNHGERETLPRVIGGRYGLSSKEFGPDCVLAVFNELSEAKPKPRFTVGIYDDVTNLSLTLPENTLPSTAKLEALFYGLGSDGSVSATKNNIKIIGNSTPWYAQGYFVYDSKKAGGLTVSHLRVSEQPIRSAYLISQADFVGCHQLQFIDKYQMAERLKPGGIFLLNTPYSADEVWSRLPQEVQAVLNQKKARFYVVNAAKIARECGLAARINTVMQMAFFHLTNILPGDSALAELQGAIAKSYSSKGQELVERNWQALALARESLFEVPLQPVNAASPNRPPVVSDAAPDFVKTVTAAMLAGLGDALPVSALPPDGTWPMGTTRWEKRNIAEAIPIWKEDLCTQCNHCVAACPHSAIRAKVVSPEEMEAAPASLHSLDVKSRDMRGQKYVLQVAPEDCTGCNLCVEVCPAKDRQNPEIKAINMMSRLEHVEEEKVNYDFFLNLPEIDRSKLERIDIRTSQLITPLFEYSGACSGCGETPYIKLLTQLYGDRMLIANATGCSSIYGGNLPSTPYTTDANGRGPAWANSLFEDNAEFGLGFRLTVDQHRARVMRLLEQFAGQIPAGLNDALHADATPEVRREQVAELRQALQGVAGAEQLLTDADALVEKSIWLIGGDGWAYDIGFGGLDHVLSLTENVNILVLDTQCYSNTGGQASKATPLGAVTKFGEHGKRKARKDLGVSMMMYGHVYVAQISLGAQLNQTVKAIQEAEAYPGPSLIIAYSPCEEHGYDLALSHDQMRQLTATGFWPLYRFDPRRADEGKLPLALDSRPPSDALAETLMQEQRFRRLNAQQPEVAEQLWKDAAADLQKRYDFLAQLAGKAEKSTSD